Sequence from the uncultured Flavobacterium sp. genome:
TATCTGTAAACATTTTATCCATCCAATTTGTTCCGTTTCCTAATCCTGCAATTTGAGCATTGGTGAAATATGGATTTTTACCAGAGTTTACTGCTGCTTCATTTAATATTGTTGCATATTCTGTTGCATTCAATAAATCAACTTTTCTCGCTACAGATTGTACACCATAATATTGATCGAATGTCATTTGTCCTACAGCTCCTCTTTTACCTTTTTTGGTTGTTACCAAAACAACTCCGTTTGAGGCCTGAGAACCATAAATTGCAGCAGATGCAGCATCTTTTAAAACCGAAATAGATTCAATATCTGAATTGCTTAAATAAGAAATATCACTTGTCAATATTCCATCAACAACATATAACGGACTGCTTCCGCCTGTTGAACCAACACCTCTAATCACAACATTCAATCCTTCTCCCGGTTGTCCTGAAGTCGATGTAACCTGAAGTCCGGCTGCTTGTCCCTGAAGTGCTTGTAAAGCATTTGTCGTATTGGTTTTTGCAAGATTCTCTCCGCTAACCTGAGTCACGGCACTTGTTACAAGTGTTTTCTTTTGAGAACCGTATCCAATAACGACAACTTCTTTAAGATCTGCCGCTTCTGTTTGTAAAGTAACATTAATCGTTTTTTGTGTTCCAATGGTTACACGTTGGGTTTTAAATCCCATAAAACTGATTACAATTACGCTGCCTTCTTTTGCTTCCAACTTAAAGTTTCCATCAAAATCTGTTGATGTTCCCGTCTTGGTTCCTTCAATAGCTACGGTAGCACCCGGAACTCCCATACCATCTTCTGCTGATTTTACGTTTCCGCTTATAATCTGGGATTGCTGTTGCGCAAAACCGGACTGCATCGTAAATACACTAAGCAACAGCGCCATGCAGAACGAGAGCGATGTTGTTTTAAGACAATGTTTGCTTTTCATAATAGTTAAGAATTGGTTTAAATTATAGTTAGTAATTTTTTGTCTATTAATATGCGTTCGAAATAATCTGTTCGAATAATTCCTGTCTTCCGCTAAGGGGTTGAGGTTCTCCACTTGCACGGGCAATTTTGCTAAGATCTTCAAGAGATAATTCTCCGTTTTCGAACTTCGCTCCGTTTCCACCGTCAAATGAACTGTAACGTTGTGTGCGTAATTTTTTGTAATCTGTATTTTGTAGTATCTGATCAGCGCAGATTAATCCTCTTGCAAAAACATCCATTCCTGAAATATGTGCAATGAATTTATCTTCTAAATCGATTGAATTTCTTCTCACTTTTGCGTCAAAGTTTACACCGCCGCCTTGAATTCCGCCACCTTCAAGAATCACTAACATTGCTTGTGTAACTTCCTGAAGATTTATTGGGAATTGGTCTGTGTCCCAACCATTTTGGTAATCTCCACGATTTGCATCGATACTTCCTAACATTCCGGCATCAACCGCAACTTGCAATTCGTGCTCAAAAGAATGTCCGGCAAGTGTTGCGTGGTTTACTTCAAGATTTAGTTTGAAATCATTTTGAAGTCCGTATTTATTAATGAAACCTAATGAAGTCGCAGCATCATAATCGTATTGATGTTTGGTAGGTTCCATTGGTTTTGGTTCGATCAGGAAGTTTCCTTTAAAACCTTCTTTACGAGCATAATCTTTACAAGTATTCAAGAATCTTCCTAAGTGGTCTAATTCTCTTTTCATGTCTGTGTTCAACAAACTCATATATCCTTCGCGTCCGCCCCAGAAAACATAATTTTCTCCGCCAAGTGCAATAGTTGCATCGATTGCGATTTTTGCCTGAGCTCCTGCATACGCCAAAACATCAAAGTTTGGATTCGTTGCAGCACCGTTCATATAGCGAGGATTACTGAATAAATTTGAAGTTCCCCACAACAATTTAATACCTGATTCTTGTTGTTTTTGTTTTGCGTATTCAACCATTGTCTGAATACGAGTTTCAAATTCTGCCAAAGTTGGCGCATCATCAACAACATCAACATCATGAAAACAATAATATGGCAAACCTAACTTTGTCATAAATTCAAAAGCGGCATCCATTTTGTCTTTTGCTCTTAAAATGACATTCTCATTTTTATCCCAGGAAAATGTTTCAGTCGAAGCTCCAAACGGATCTCCTCCTGTGTTACATAACGTATGCCAGTACGCCATCGAAAAGCGCAAATGCTCTTTTAATGTTTTTCCCGCAACGATACGATTTTCATCATACCATTTAAAAGCTAGTGGATTATCACTTTCTCTTCCTTCGAACTTTATCGTATCGATGTTTTTAAAATATTGATTAGTTGTGCTCATTATTATTGTTCTATTTTAATTTGACTTTTCCATTCTTGATATAAATCCTGATATTGACTCGTCAGGATTTTATTAGGTTCAATTCTGTCTAAACATTGCAATCCCTGAAAAGCTTCGTCCAGCGAATTGTAATATCCTAAACCAAAAGCAGCGCCTCTTGCAGCTCCTTCTGCTCCCGAAGTATTGTATAATTCTAAAGTAGTTTGTGTAGTATTGGTGAAGATTTCTCTAAAAACCGGACTTAAAAACAGGTTTGAATTTCCTGCTCTAACCACAGTTCCAGAAACTCCAACTTCTTTCATAACATCAAAACCGTAATTCATGGCAAACACAATTCCTTCGCAGGCAGCGCGCACTAAATGTGACGGTTGATGAATATTGAAATTTAAATTCTGGATTCCCGAAGTTGCATTTTTGTTATTAAAGATTCTTTCTACACCATTTCCGAAAGGATAAAAACGAAGTCCGTTACTTCCTGCTTCAACTTTTGCAGCTTCGGCATTTAGTTTTTCGTAAGCGATTAAATCAGTTCTGTCAACAGACATGATTTTGCGCAACCATTGGTATAAAATTCCAGATCCGTTAATGCATAACATAACGCCGTTTCGTTTTTCGGCTTCCGTATTATTGACGTGTAAAAAAGTATTGATTCTGTTTTGTTTGTCGTAAACATCTTCATCGCTTACGGCATAAACTACGGCCGAAGTTCCGGCTGTTGTAGCAATTTCTCCAGGTTTCAAAACATTCAATGATAAAGCATTGTTAGGTTGATCTCCTGCTCTGTAGGTTATTTTTGCATCGGGATTTAATCCTAATTCTTGTGCTATTTCTGAGTGAATTGTAGCTTGAATTCCAAAATTTGAAACGATTTCCGGAATAATATCCGATGATAATCCCATTTGAGAAAGGATTTTCGTTGCCAGTTTTCCTTCTGAGAAATTCCATAAAGCGGCTTCTGATAAACCTGAAGTACTTATTTGTGCTACTTTCGATAATTTGGCAGCAATAAAATCCCCCGGAAGCATCATGTATTTTGCTTTCGCGAAAATTTCAGGCTGATTGTCTTTTACCCATTTTAGTTTTGAAGCGGTAAAGTTTCCCGGACTTCCTAAAATTTCCTGCTGACAATTTACAGTTCCCATTTTAGTATAAATTTCGTCTCCGATACTTGCAGCGCGACTGTCACACCAAATAATCGAAGAACGAACCGGATTCAAATTTTCATCGGTTAAAACCAAACCATGCATTTGATAAGCAATTCCAATTCCGGCAACTTTCTTTAGATCAATATTAGATTTCGAACCTAATTGTTTAATTCCGTCTTTTACAAATTGCCACCAGGATTCCGGATCTTGTTCTGCCCAACCAAATTTTGGAGCAACAATTGGCATTTCAAAATCAGGAACACTAATTGCTCCAATAGTTGTTCCTTTCTCAGCATCAAATACTGATAATTTTATTGAAGAACTTCCTAAATCAATTCCTAAAAAAAACATTTGGTGGTATTTTAAGTTAGTTATAGATTTGTCCATTTTTTACTTATAGTCAAACTGAACTTATCTTATGGTTATTTTGACTACAAGTGTAAAACATTTTTTCTATATTAACAAAATATTAGGTTTATTTTTTTTCAATTCTAATTATTCAATCTCGATTTTTATGAATACGTCAAAGAAGTCATTAAAATGGAATAAAAAAATATTGAAAAATTAAGGATTTAGCGATTTGACAATCAGTCATTTAAGGATGATTATTTTAAAATCTTATTTTTAAGGATATCACAAACAATTGATTGTCAGAAAATTATTGCGTTAAGAAAAATATAAATCTGATATGAAGACAACTATTCATTTTATTTATTTAATTTGTCAAAATTTAAATAGCATATGGTTAAAAATGTAGCCGACGATTCTGCTTTAAAAAGCGAGCAAACCGCAATGAATGCGATCACAATTGACTGTGTCATATTTGGATTTGATAAAGGAAGTCTGGAAGTGCTTCTGGTACAACACGGAGAAGGTATTAGTAAAGGAAAATGGGGACTTCCGGGAGGATGGATCTATAAAAAAGAAAGTACTGATAATGCTGCGCACCGTTTATTGAATGAACTTACTGGTCTTGATAATATTTATTTAGAGCAACTGAAAGCGTTTGGAGATCCTGATCGTTTCCCGCTTCGACGCGTTATTACGATTGGTTATTATGCCTTGGTAAAACGTGAAGATTATAATATTAAAGCTGGTTTTACGGCTTCGGATGCACAATGGTACAAGATCGATAGTATTCCGGATTTGATTTATGATCATAACGAAATTCTTGCTTATAGTTTGAAACACCTTCGAAACAGAGTGCGACAAGCTCCAATAGGATTTAATCTTTTGCCTGAAAAATTTACTCTGTTACAATTGATGCATTTATACGAAGAGATTTTAGGAATCGAAATGGATAAATCTAATTTCAGACGAAAAATTCTGCACATGAAATTATTGGTTGAATTAGATGAAAAACAACAAGATGTTTCACACAGAGCTGCCAAATTATACAAATTTGATCCGGCGATTTATAAGAAACTGACCGAAAAAGGATTTAATTTTGAATTTTAGATAAAAAAATGCCCGAAGAAATCTTCGGGCATTTATCATTTTATTTTTAAGGAATACATACGATTATTACATTACAATAACCTCCTACAATTCCCGGAAACTTATTAGGATCTTCTGTTCCTGAATTCGCAGCAACTCCTTTTCCGCTTGGGCAAATCGAAGTTGGGATTCCATTTCTCGGACCGCAAACAGTTCCTAATGTTCCGCCGTTAATATTTTTCATTTCTTCTTTTGAAAGCCTGCCAAATTTTTGAGCCAGCTTCACGGTTTGTTTTTCCATAATTTGTTGGGTTTAACAGTTAGTAAAAAATAAACATTCTCGTTTTTCACAAACAAATCCTGCGCACAGATTTTAGTAAAAAACGATACTGAAAATTCAAAATCATAAATAAAATATACTTATGGTTTAAATGACTACAAGTATAATCATATTTGGTTAAACCGACAATTATTCGCACAAAAATGCATATTTATCAAACAAAAGTAAGTTGAAGTATTTTTTTGACAAACAACAAATCAAACCAACGCATTAATAAAAACATTCTGCAAGCTTTTGCTTTAAACTACCAATTCATTATTTACTAATTATGAACATTTTAAAACTTTAAAATGAACTTTCTGCCTCCAAAATTCAAAATCGAGCAACTACATTCCACAATCCAAAACTTTGCGCTATCTTTGCGCCTTAATAACATGCTCTAAAGCAATTGCTCTAGCGCAAATTCATACCCTGAAATTACTTAAAACTCGTTTAGAGAATTGATATATTAAAATGAAGAAGATACGTAACTTTTGCATTATTGCACACATTGACCACGGTAAAAGTACACTGGCAGACCGATTATTGGGCGCTACACAAACCGTTACAGCTCGTGAAGAAAAAGCACAATTGCTTGACAACATGGACCTGGAGCGCGAGCGTGGAATCACCATTAAGAGTCATGCCATTCAAATGGAATATACTTATAAAGGAGAAGAATATATTTTAAATTTAATTGACACTCCTGGTCACGTTGACTTTTCATACGAAGTTTCACGATCTATTGCTGCCTGCGAAGGTGCGCTTTTGATTGTTGATGCTGCTCAAAGTATTCAGGCACAAACGATTTCTAACTTATATCTTGCTTTAGAAAATGACTTGGAAATTATTCCGGTTTTGAACAAAGTAGATTTACCAAGTGCTAATCCTGAAGAAGTTAGTGATGATATTATTGATTTATTAGGATGTAAATTAGAAGATATTATTCATGCTTCAGGAAAAACAGGTTTTGGTGTCGAAAATATTTTGGCTGCCATTATCGAAAAAATTCCACCTCCTCAAGGAAATCCTGAAGAACCATTACAAGCTTTGATTTTTGACTCGGTTTATAATCCGTTTCGTGGAATCGAAGTAATCTTCAGAGTTGTAAATGGAGAAATCAAAAAAGGGCAAAAAATTAAATTCATGGCTACTGGCAATGAATATTTTGCTGACGAAATTGGAACTTTAAAATTAAATCAGGTTCCTAAAAATGTAATTTCTGCTGGTGATGTTGGTTATTTAATTTCTGGAATTAAAGAAGCCAAAGAAGTAAAAGTTGGAGACACTCTAACTGATGCGAAAACGCCAACTACAAATATGATTACTGGTTTTGAGGATGTAAAACCAATGGTATTCGCCGGAATTTATCCAGTTGATACTGAAGATTATGAAGATTTGCGTTCTTCCATGGAGAAATTGCAATTGAATGATGCTTCGTTAGTTTTTACTCCTGAAAGTTCAGCGGCTTTAGGATTTGGTTTCCGTTGCGGATTCTTAGGAATGCTTCACATGGAAATTATCCAGGAACGTCTAGAGCGTGAGTTCGATATGACTGTAATTACTACAGTTCCTAACGTTTCGTATTTGGCTTACACCAAAAAAGATCCTGAAACTGCATTTGTTGTAAACAATCCTTCTGACTTACCTGAACCATCTCGTTTAGACAGAGTTGAAGAGCCTTTTATTAAAGCAACAATCATTACAAAAGCTGATTTCGTTGGAAACGTAATGAGTTTATGTATCGAAAAACGTGGTCAAATTACCAATCAAACGTATTTAACAACAGAACGTGTTGAATTGAATTTTGATATGCCTTTGGCGGAAATTGTATTCGATTTTTACGATCGTTTAAAAACGGTTTCTAAAGGTTATGCTTCTTTTGATTACTCTCCGATAGGAATGAGAACTTCAAAATTGGTTAAACTTGACGTTCTTTTGAATGCTCAAACGGTTGATGCGCTTTCTGCATTGATTCACGAAGACAACGCTTATAACATCGGTAAAAAAATGACCGAGAAATTACGCGAATTGATTCCAAGA
This genomic interval carries:
- the xylA gene encoding xylose isomerase codes for the protein MSTTNQYFKNIDTIKFEGRESDNPLAFKWYDENRIVAGKTLKEHLRFSMAYWHTLCNTGGDPFGASTETFSWDKNENVILRAKDKMDAAFEFMTKLGLPYYCFHDVDVVDDAPTLAEFETRIQTMVEYAKQKQQESGIKLLWGTSNLFSNPRYMNGAATNPNFDVLAYAGAQAKIAIDATIALGGENYVFWGGREGYMSLLNTDMKRELDHLGRFLNTCKDYARKEGFKGNFLIEPKPMEPTKHQYDYDAATSLGFINKYGLQNDFKLNLEVNHATLAGHSFEHELQVAVDAGMLGSIDANRGDYQNGWDTDQFPINLQEVTQAMLVILEGGGIQGGGVNFDAKVRRNSIDLEDKFIAHISGMDVFARGLICADQILQNTDYKKLRTQRYSSFDGGNGAKFENGELSLEDLSKIARASGEPQPLSGRQELFEQIISNAY
- a CDS encoding NUDIX domain-containing protein gives rise to the protein MVKNVADDSALKSEQTAMNAITIDCVIFGFDKGSLEVLLVQHGEGISKGKWGLPGGWIYKKESTDNAAHRLLNELTGLDNIYLEQLKAFGDPDRFPLRRVITIGYYALVKREDYNIKAGFTASDAQWYKIDSIPDLIYDHNEILAYSLKHLRNRVRQAPIGFNLLPEKFTLLQLMHLYEEILGIEMDKSNFRRKILHMKLLVELDEKQQDVSHRAAKLYKFDPAIYKKLTEKGFNFEF
- a CDS encoding FGGY family carbohydrate kinase, translated to MFFLGIDLGSSSIKLSVFDAEKGTTIGAISVPDFEMPIVAPKFGWAEQDPESWWQFVKDGIKQLGSKSNIDLKKVAGIGIAYQMHGLVLTDENLNPVRSSIIWCDSRAASIGDEIYTKMGTVNCQQEILGSPGNFTASKLKWVKDNQPEIFAKAKYMMLPGDFIAAKLSKVAQISTSGLSEAALWNFSEGKLATKILSQMGLSSDIIPEIVSNFGIQATIHSEIAQELGLNPDAKITYRAGDQPNNALSLNVLKPGEIATTAGTSAVVYAVSDEDVYDKQNRINTFLHVNNTEAEKRNGVMLCINGSGILYQWLRKIMSVDRTDLIAYEKLNAEAAKVEAGSNGLRFYPFGNGVERIFNNKNATSGIQNLNFNIHQPSHLVRAACEGIVFAMNYGFDVMKEVGVSGTVVRAGNSNLFLSPVFREIFTNTTQTTLELYNTSGAEGAARGAAFGLGYYNSLDEAFQGLQCLDRIEPNKILTSQYQDLYQEWKSQIKIEQ
- the lepA gene encoding translation elongation factor 4, producing the protein MKKIRNFCIIAHIDHGKSTLADRLLGATQTVTAREEKAQLLDNMDLERERGITIKSHAIQMEYTYKGEEYILNLIDTPGHVDFSYEVSRSIAACEGALLIVDAAQSIQAQTISNLYLALENDLEIIPVLNKVDLPSANPEEVSDDIIDLLGCKLEDIIHASGKTGFGVENILAAIIEKIPPPQGNPEEPLQALIFDSVYNPFRGIEVIFRVVNGEIKKGQKIKFMATGNEYFADEIGTLKLNQVPKNVISAGDVGYLISGIKEAKEVKVGDTLTDAKTPTTNMITGFEDVKPMVFAGIYPVDTEDYEDLRSSMEKLQLNDASLVFTPESSAALGFGFRCGFLGMLHMEIIQERLEREFDMTVITTVPNVSYLAYTKKDPETAFVVNNPSDLPEPSRLDRVEEPFIKATIITKADFVGNVMSLCIEKRGQITNQTYLTTERVELNFDMPLAEIVFDFYDRLKTVSKGYASFDYSPIGMRTSKLVKLDVLLNAQTVDALSALIHEDNAYNIGKKMTEKLRELIPRQQFDIPIQAAIGAKIIARETIKALRKDVTAKCYGGDISRKRKLLEKQKKGKKRMRQVGNVEIPQEAFMAVLKLND